Within Synechococcus sp. NB0720_010, the genomic segment TTAACGCGTCGCAATGTCGCGCAAACATCCGTTACATTGGGTATGGCAGGGCGGGTTACCGACCTGTCCTTCCCTAACCGCCAAGCGTTCGCGCCCGGCACTTCTTTCCCGTACTCATGACGACCACCCTCCAGCAGCGCCAAGGCGCTTCTGCGTGGAACCAGTTCTGCGAGTGGGTCACCAGCACCGACAACCGCCTCTATGTGGGTTGGTTCGGCGTTCTGATGATTCCCTGCCTGCTGGCCGCCACCATCTGCTTCATCGTTGCGTTCATCGCAGCACCCCCCGTCGACATCGACGGCATCCGTGAGCCTGTTGCTGGCTCCCTGATCTACGGAAACAACATCATCTCTGGTGCTGTTATCCCCTCCAGCAACGCCATCGGCCTGCACTTCTATCCCATCTGGGAAGCCGCCAGCCTCGACGAGTGGCTGTACAACGGTGGTCCTTTCCAGCTGGTTGTTTTCCACTTCCTCATCGGCATCTACGCCTACATGGGTCGTGAGTGGGAACTCTCCTACCGCCTCGGCATGCGCCCCTGGATCTGCGTTGCTTACAGCGCACCCGTGGCTGCTGCTTCCGCTGTGTTCCTGGTGTATCCCTTCGGTCAGGGCTCCTTCTCGGACGCCATGCCCCTCGGCATCTCCGGCACCTTCAACTACATGCTGGTGTTCCAGGCTGAGCACAACATCCTGATGCACCCCTTCCACATGCTTGGTGTGGCTGGTGTCTTCGGTGGTTCCCTGTTCTCCGCCATGCACGGCTCCCTGGTGACCTCCTCCCTGGTGCGTGAAACCACCGAGAGCGAGTCCCAGAACTACGGCTACAAGTTCGGCCAAGAGGAAGAGACCTACAACATCGTGGCTGCCCACGGTTACTTCGGTCGCCTGATCTTCCAATACGCCTCCTTCAACAACAGCCGCAGCCTTCACTTCTTCCTGGCTGCCTGGCCCGTCGTTGGCATCTGGTTCACCGCCCTGGGCGTCAGCACCATGGCCTTCAACCTGAACGGCTTCAACTTCAACCAGTCGATCCTGGATTCCCAGGGTCGTGTGCTGAACACCTGGGCTGACGTGCTGAACCG encodes:
- the psbA gene encoding photosystem II q(b) protein, giving the protein MTTTLQQRQGASAWNQFCEWVTSTDNRLYVGWFGVLMIPCLLAATICFIVAFIAAPPVDIDGIREPVAGSLIYGNNIISGAVIPSSNAIGLHFYPIWEAASLDEWLYNGGPFQLVVFHFLIGIYAYMGREWELSYRLGMRPWICVAYSAPVAAASAVFLVYPFGQGSFSDAMPLGISGTFNYMLVFQAEHNILMHPFHMLGVAGVFGGSLFSAMHGSLVTSSLVRETTESESQNYGYKFGQEEETYNIVAAHGYFGRLIFQYASFNNSRSLHFFLAAWPVVGIWFTALGVSTMAFNLNGFNFNQSILDSQGRVLNTWADVLNRANLGMEVMHERNAHNFPLDLAAAESTPVALTAPAIG